A stretch of Rhinoderma darwinii isolate aRhiDar2 chromosome 4, aRhiDar2.hap1, whole genome shotgun sequence DNA encodes these proteins:
- the LOC142760367 gene encoding interleukin-17A-like — protein MCPPRLPILVSDGEGAKGGYRPLLASVLFLILGVSYGKKCHFPKELILTQNLKVNLNTSNMAFINAAEDDIRLRSLSPWNYRRDEDKNRHPPVIHEAICSHAWCLDSEGNKDVSKNSVPITQNILVLRWVVTNCHQNFRLEYQLVTVGCTCSKPITHVVS, from the exons ATGTGTCCACCAAGGCTGCCGATACTGGTGAGTGATGGAGAGGGAGCGAAGGGTGGGTATAGACCG CTCCTGGCCTCTGTGCTGTTCCTTATTCTTGGGGTTTCCTATGGTAAAAAATGTCATTTCCCCAAAGAACTGATACTTACACAAAATCTGAAAGTCAACCTTAACACCAGCAATATGGCGTTTATCAATGCTGCGGAAGACGACATCAGGCTGCGCTCCCTCTCACCATGGAACTACAG ACGGGATGAAGATAAAAACAGACATCCTCCCGTCATCCACGAAGCTATATGTAGCCATGCCTGGTGCTTGGATTCAGAGGGTAACAAAGATGTCAGCAAGAACTCTGTGCCCATCACACAGAATATCCTGGTCCTTCGCTGGGTGGTCACAAATTGCCACCAGAACTTCCGCCTGGAGTACCAGCTGGTTACAGTGGGCTGTACCTGCTCTAAACCTATTACTCATGTTGTTTCATAG